A genomic segment from Paramixta manurensis encodes:
- the fdhD gene encoding formate dehydrogenase accessory sulfurtransferase FdhD — MKKIDQKTAVNVNNLSGVSETQVWQRAALSTSQPDWLAEEVAVALVYNGISHVVMMATPKDLEAFAIGFSLSEGIIDSPRDIFGIDVVPSCHGIEVQIELSSRRFMGLKARRRAMAGRTGCGICGVEQLDEIGKPVPPLPFTQSFDLGWLDTALQQLNDYQPVGKLTGCTHAAAWIASDGQITGGYEDVGRHVALDKLLGYRSQQPWHDGAVLVSSRASYEMVQKSVMCGVEILFAVSAATQLAVEVAQRSNLTLVGFSKPGRATVYTHPQRLSSK, encoded by the coding sequence GTGAAAAAAATAGATCAGAAAACTGCCGTAAATGTGAACAATCTCTCAGGCGTAAGCGAAACACAGGTGTGGCAACGCGCCGCTTTGTCGACCTCGCAACCCGACTGGCTGGCGGAAGAAGTCGCCGTGGCGTTGGTCTATAACGGGATTTCGCATGTGGTGATGATGGCAACGCCAAAAGATTTAGAGGCATTTGCGATTGGGTTCTCACTCTCTGAAGGAATTATTGATTCGCCGCGTGATATTTTCGGTATTGATGTGGTGCCGTCTTGCCACGGGATTGAAGTGCAGATTGAACTCTCCAGCCGCCGCTTTATGGGGTTAAAAGCTCGGCGTCGTGCTATGGCGGGCCGCACCGGCTGCGGTATTTGCGGCGTGGAGCAGTTGGATGAAATTGGCAAGCCGGTGCCGCCATTGCCGTTTACCCAATCTTTTGATTTAGGGTGGTTGGATACCGCGTTGCAACAGCTCAACGACTATCAGCCGGTTGGCAAACTTACCGGGTGTACCCATGCCGCAGCGTGGATAGCTAGCGATGGGCAGATTACCGGCGGTTATGAGGATGTTGGGCGGCATGTCGCGCTGGATAAATTGCTGGGTTACCGCAGTCAGCAGCCGTGGCATGACGGTGCGGTGCTGGTTTCCAGCCGCGCCAGCTATGAAATGGTGCAAAAATCGGTGATGTGCGGCGTTGAAATTTTGTTTGCGGTATCTGCCGCGACCCAACTGGCGGTAGAGGTTGCACAACGTAGCAACCTTACATTGGTCGGTTTTAGTAAACCCGGCCGCGCCACGGTGTATACCCATCCACAACGACTGAGCAGTAAATAA
- a CDS encoding DeoR/GlpR family DNA-binding transcription regulator: MLQETRLHRIRALLTTLHQVSTERIIKELGISRETARRDIIELEALGVARRVHGGLIAVGNRHTEPPLAVRHAAMAKEKRAIARAAVQHLHAGQTVFLDGGSTTTLLADEMRSMSGLTVITNSLQAALKLTAAEEDEHLNNQVILIGGMMTAGAQQTRGEQTMGEIYRYRADIALLSPVGIDANSGASSFQPHEAAIARAMTQQATQLIILADHSKLGIVSRSLYATPREIDVLITDADAGQNPALAALRLALPEVVLA, translated from the coding sequence ATGTTGCAGGAAACCCGTTTACACCGCATTCGCGCACTGCTTACTACCCTTCATCAGGTCAGCACTGAACGTATTATCAAAGAATTAGGCATTTCACGAGAAACCGCGCGCCGCGACATTATTGAACTGGAGGCGCTCGGCGTCGCACGCCGTGTGCATGGCGGCCTGATTGCGGTAGGAAACCGACATACCGAGCCGCCACTGGCAGTACGCCACGCCGCAATGGCGAAAGAAAAACGTGCAATCGCCCGCGCCGCAGTACAGCACCTACACGCTGGCCAAACCGTGTTTTTGGATGGGGGCAGCACCACCACTCTGCTGGCGGATGAGATGCGCTCAATGTCGGGGCTAACAGTGATCACCAATAGTCTACAGGCCGCGTTAAAGCTGACGGCGGCGGAAGAAGATGAACACCTCAATAATCAGGTGATCCTGATTGGCGGCATGATGACCGCTGGCGCGCAGCAAACGCGTGGTGAACAAACCATGGGGGAAATTTATCGCTATCGGGCGGATATTGCTCTGCTTTCGCCGGTGGGTATCGATGCCAATAGCGGCGCCAGCAGTTTTCAGCCGCATGAAGCCGCCATTGCCCGTGCCATGACGCAACAGGCCACTCAACTGATAATACTGGCAGACCATAGTAAACTGGGTATTGTCAGCCGTAGTTTGTATGCCACGCCGCGCGAGATCGATGTGCTGATCACCGATGCTGATGCCGGGCAGAACCCGGCGCTGGCGGCCCTGCGTCTTGCTCTACCAGAAGTCGTGTTAGCGTAA
- a CDS encoding aspartate aminotransferase family protein: protein MATRSTIMDTNSFRAEHAAGLDANLRKLTDKRQKLLGESYRLFYRKPVHLVRGEGQYLWDAAGEKYLDVYNNVASIGHCHPAVIEAVHQQMQRLNTHTRYLHEAILDYSEALLATMPAAIDRAMYMCTGSEANDLAIRVARAYSGGSGIIVSQEAYHGTSELTSGVSPALGSGQPLAATTRLVPPPDRYRVNAPDLGTWFATQIQRQIDDMQAHGIKFAGFLADSIFSSDGVLPDPRGFLQQAIEVVHNNGGIFIADEVQPGFGRTGEAFWGFARHGVVPDIVTTGKPMGNGIPVSGLLAKSEVLAAFSDAIPYFNTFGGNPVSMAAAQAVLKVIHEEQLQEHSRVVGAKLLAELKTLMDKYDCVGDVRGAGLFIGFELVADRENKTPDKALALDVVEQLRDNHVLTSVAGPYGNVLKLRPPLAFQEQDIDWLVGALDRSLAALGR from the coding sequence ATGGCTACACGCTCGACCATTATGGATACCAACAGTTTTCGCGCCGAACACGCCGCCGGTTTAGATGCGAATCTACGCAAATTGACCGATAAACGCCAGAAATTGCTCGGCGAGTCTTATCGCCTGTTTTATCGCAAACCGGTGCATTTGGTGCGCGGCGAGGGGCAATATCTATGGGACGCGGCTGGCGAGAAGTATCTGGACGTGTATAACAACGTGGCGAGTATCGGTCACTGCCACCCGGCGGTGATTGAGGCGGTGCATCAACAGATGCAACGGTTAAACACCCATACGCGATATTTGCACGAGGCGATTCTTGACTATTCGGAGGCGTTACTGGCGACCATGCCTGCGGCGATCGACCGCGCGATGTATATGTGTACCGGATCTGAAGCGAATGATTTAGCCATTCGCGTGGCGCGTGCCTACAGCGGCGGTAGCGGTATTATTGTCAGCCAGGAAGCCTATCATGGCACCAGCGAGTTAACCTCGGGCGTGTCGCCGGCGCTGGGCAGCGGGCAACCGTTAGCCGCCACTACGCGCCTCGTTCCGCCGCCGGACCGCTACCGTGTTAACGCGCCCGATTTGGGCACCTGGTTCGCCACGCAGATTCAGCGGCAAATTGATGATATGCAGGCGCACGGCATCAAGTTCGCCGGTTTTCTGGCAGACTCTATTTTCTCCTCCGACGGTGTATTGCCCGATCCGCGCGGCTTTTTGCAGCAGGCGATTGAGGTGGTGCATAACAATGGCGGCATCTTTATTGCCGATGAAGTTCAGCCTGGTTTCGGACGGACCGGCGAGGCATTCTGGGGGTTTGCGCGCCATGGCGTGGTGCCTGATATTGTGACTACCGGCAAACCGATGGGGAACGGCATTCCGGTCTCCGGCCTGCTGGCGAAAAGCGAAGTGCTCGCTGCCTTTAGCGATGCGATCCCCTATTTCAATACTTTCGGCGGGAACCCGGTGTCAATGGCCGCCGCGCAGGCGGTGCTGAAGGTTATTCATGAAGAGCAGTTGCAGGAACATAGCCGGGTAGTCGGTGCCAAACTGCTGGCCGAACTGAAGACGCTGATGGATAAATATGACTGCGTTGGCGATGTGCGCGGCGCCGGTTTGTTTATTGGCTTTGAGCTGGTGGCGGATCGCGAGAATAAAACGCCGGACAAAGCGCTGGCGCTGGATGTGGTTGAGCAATTGCGCGATAACCATGTGCTAACCTCGGTTGCCGGGCCTTATGGCAATGTTCTGAAACTGCGCCCGCCTCTCGCTTTTCAGGAGCAGGATATTGATTGGTTGGTGGGCGCGCTGGACAGGTCGTTAGCCGCGCTGGGTCGTTAA
- the sodA gene encoding superoxide dismutase [Mn] — protein sequence MSYSLPSLPYAYDALEPHFDKQTMEIHHTKHHQTYVNNANAALEGTEFANLPVDELLTKLDQVPADKKTVLRNNAGGHSNHSFFWKGLKTGTTLQGDLKAAIEKDFGSVDKFKEEFEKAAATRFGSGWAWLVKKGDKLAVVSTANQDSPLMGEAISGASGYPILGLDVWEHAYYLKYQNKRPDYIKAFWNVVNWDEAAARFASAK from the coding sequence ATGAGTTATTCACTGCCATCCCTGCCTTACGCTTATGACGCACTGGAACCGCATTTCGACAAGCAGACGATGGAAATCCATCACACCAAACACCATCAGACTTACGTCAACAACGCGAATGCCGCGTTGGAAGGGACTGAGTTCGCTAACCTGCCGGTTGATGAGCTACTCACCAAACTGGATCAGGTTCCGGCCGATAAGAAAACCGTGCTGCGTAACAACGCAGGCGGCCACTCTAACCACAGCTTCTTCTGGAAAGGCCTGAAAACCGGCACCACACTGCAGGGCGACCTGAAAGCGGCCATCGAAAAAGATTTCGGTAGCGTGGATAAATTTAAAGAAGAGTTTGAAAAAGCCGCGGCGACCCGTTTCGGTTCTGGCTGGGCCTGGCTGGTTAAAAAAGGCGACAAGCTGGCGGTGGTCTCTACCGCTAACCAGGACAGCCCGCTGATGGGTGAGGCTATTTCCGGCGCTTCAGGCTACCCGATCCTCGGTCTGGATGTGTGGGAACACGCTTACTACCTGAAGTACCAGAACAAACGTCCTGACTACATCAAAGCATTCTGGAACGTGGTCAACTGGGATGAAGCGGCAGCCCGTTTCGCCTCTGCTAAGTAA
- a CDS encoding DUF4225 domain-containing protein, translating to MGTAAYAHLRYDLDSYITELRRMANLASVFLIKDALIKMDYLRDIENGISEYEHRFNADISPVSKSSVINDLKEEVRLTEREYQILRMKDRITYIITDVFEEHGVIKYAKIGGGVLAGSAETWAGLQLVKVGRTINARHFMGVGVVLMNYGLNNIYESASPMIYEHKQAGFLRSLYRKAANLAGLGDDEGDFAYSSVEFSLSVYAAIRAPVFSQNPGRLVGRLFGEKPGTGKLFRYVSNDFITKWSSKSGEMKLYFGAKTAFSFKAEFIDGDYKFND from the coding sequence ATGGGAACCGCTGCTTATGCGCATCTGCGCTACGATCTCGATAGTTACATCACCGAACTCAGACGCATGGCGAACCTGGCGTCGGTGTTTCTGATAAAAGACGCCCTGATTAAAATGGATTATCTGCGAGATATTGAAAACGGGATAAGCGAATATGAGCACAGGTTTAACGCTGATATTTCCCCGGTCAGTAAGTCTTCGGTTATTAATGACCTGAAAGAGGAAGTACGATTAACCGAGCGGGAGTATCAAATCCTGCGGATGAAGGATCGTATCACCTATATAATCACGGATGTTTTTGAAGAACACGGCGTCATTAAATATGCGAAAATCGGCGGGGGTGTACTTGCCGGCTCGGCTGAAACCTGGGCCGGGCTACAACTGGTAAAAGTTGGCAGAACAATTAACGCCAGACACTTTATGGGAGTTGGCGTTGTTCTTATGAATTATGGTCTTAATAATATCTATGAATCGGCCTCTCCGATGATTTACGAGCATAAACAGGCTGGCTTTTTACGGAGTTTATACAGAAAAGCTGCAAACCTGGCAGGGCTCGGCGATGATGAGGGCGACTTTGCCTACAGTAGCGTTGAATTTTCGCTTTCTGTATACGCTGCCATACGCGCCCCGGTATTTTCTCAGAACCCGGGAAGGCTGGTAGGACGATTATTTGGCGAGAAACCGGGTACGGGAAAGCTGTTCCGATATGTTAGTAATGATTTTATTACAAAATGGTCCAGTAAAAGCGGCGAGATGAAACTCTACTTTGGTGCCAAGACTGCTTTTAGTTTTAAGGCCGAGTTCATAGATGGAGATTACAAATTCAATGACTAG
- a CDS encoding VirK/YbjX family protein, with the protein MSMIATNPTHAASSGLLFLNLISGRLKPSKLWRSKRFRLKFLLRSLAFPLTTFHYFKYLADLPVMRQAITNQGVLPAKIHRPYLCANFNVEARARAITDHYLFVQHVEDLALRQVLQSTTETVLASVDGKNGEHFVISCCSGYFDREGEVTLVLHYNEMTIGTLSFSIIQEQGITTLFIGGLQGPRKDIPAEVIREATKACFGLFPKRLLMETLFILVDQSGIKRIRAVGDSQHVFRSLRYRHSKNDVFFASYSEFWLTLGGEADEQDVFTLPLSVERKALEDIASKKRAEYRRRYALMDRLQAEVPAAIGGYPARG; encoded by the coding sequence ATGTCGATGATCGCTACCAATCCGACGCATGCTGCGTCGTCGGGTTTGCTTTTTCTGAATTTAATCAGCGGCAGACTAAAACCGAGTAAATTATGGCGGAGTAAGCGCTTTCGTCTTAAATTTCTATTGCGCTCTTTAGCGTTTCCGCTAACGACTTTTCATTATTTTAAATATCTGGCCGATTTGCCGGTGATGCGGCAAGCCATCACTAATCAGGGTGTGTTACCGGCAAAAATTCACCGTCCTTATTTGTGCGCGAATTTTAACGTAGAAGCGCGGGCGCGGGCGATTACCGATCACTATCTGTTTGTCCAACATGTTGAGGATCTGGCGCTACGGCAGGTACTGCAGAGCACAACGGAAACAGTGTTGGCCTCGGTCGATGGCAAAAATGGCGAGCATTTTGTTATCTCCTGTTGTTCGGGCTATTTTGATCGCGAAGGTGAGGTGACGCTGGTATTACATTATAACGAGATGACGATTGGCACCCTCTCTTTTTCTATTATTCAGGAGCAGGGAATAACCACGTTGTTTATTGGTGGCTTACAGGGGCCGCGTAAAGATATTCCCGCCGAGGTTATTCGCGAGGCGACCAAAGCCTGTTTTGGTTTATTTCCGAAGCGCTTACTGATGGAAACCCTTTTTATTTTGGTAGACCAGAGTGGAATAAAACGTATCCGTGCGGTTGGCGACTCCCAACATGTATTTCGTAGCTTGCGTTATCGGCACAGTAAAAATGATGTTTTCTTTGCCAGCTATAGCGAGTTCTGGCTAACGCTCGGCGGCGAAGCGGATGAGCAGGATGTCTTTACCTTGCCTTTATCGGTCGAACGCAAGGCGCTTGAGGACATCGCGAGTAAGAAACGCGCAGAGTATCGCCGGCGTTATGCGTTAATGGATCGCTTGCAGGCTGAGGTTCCGGCGGCGATCGGCGGGTATCCAGCCAGAGGGTAA
- a CDS encoding YibL family ribosome-associated protein, which translates to MKEQEKAEIKRLSDKLDALNRKEPLLLESGESEKLGALLKEKETLVIEIERLKNVREQKLSKEAQQLQQLPFSRAITKKEQADMGALKKSVRGLVVVHPMTALGREMGLTAMTGFAKKPF; encoded by the coding sequence ATGAAAGAGCAGGAAAAAGCCGAAATTAAACGCCTGAGCGATAAGCTTGACGCGCTAAATCGCAAAGAGCCGCTATTGCTGGAGTCCGGCGAGTCGGAGAAGTTAGGCGCGTTATTGAAAGAAAAAGAGACGTTAGTCATCGAAATCGAACGTCTGAAAAATGTGCGTGAGCAGAAGCTGAGCAAAGAAGCGCAGCAGCTACAGCAGCTCCCCTTCAGCCGGGCAATTACCAAAAAAGAGCAGGCCGATATGGGCGCGTTGAAAAAGAGCGTGCGCGGCTTAGTGGTGGTGCATCCGATGACCGCGCTGGGTCGTGAAATGGGCCTGACGGCGATGACGGGCTTCGCTAAAAAACCATTTTAA
- the mtlR gene encoding mannitol operon repressor MtlR: MRALPTSSGERPGHSFAVPHSVLTDMQATMEEKQAFENQVLERLNAGRSVRSFLIAAVELLTEAVNILVIQVFRKDDYAVKYAVEPLLLGDGPLGELSVRLKLIYGLGVISRHEYEDCELLMALREELNHDGTDYRFTDDEILGPFGELHCVVAWPPKPDFATEDAELRAMQQLRYQQVLRSTMVLSLTELISRISLKQAFKK, from the coding sequence ATGCGCGCGCTCCCGACCTCCTCCGGTGAGCGTCCAGGGCACAGTTTTGCTGTGCCCCATAGCGTACTGACAGATATGCAGGCAACAATGGAAGAAAAACAGGCTTTTGAGAATCAGGTGCTTGAGCGCCTGAATGCTGGCCGTTCGGTGAGAAGTTTCTTGATCGCCGCGGTTGAGCTATTGACTGAAGCCGTCAATATCCTGGTTATTCAGGTATTTCGCAAGGATGATTACGCGGTGAAGTATGCCGTTGAGCCGCTGCTGTTAGGTGATGGTCCGTTAGGCGAACTGTCGGTTCGCCTGAAATTGATTTACGGACTTGGCGTGATTAGCCGCCATGAGTATGAAGATTGCGAACTATTGATGGCGCTACGTGAAGAGCTAAATCACGATGGTACCGACTATCGGTTTACCGATGACGAAATTCTTGGCCCGTTTGGCGAATTGCATTGCGTGGTTGCCTGGCCGCCAAAGCCAGATTTTGCCACCGAAGATGCTGAATTGCGTGCCATGCAACAACTGCGTTACCAACAGGTGCTACGCTCGACCATGGTGCTCTCGCTGACCGAGCTGATTTCTCGCATTAGTCTTAAACAGGCTTTTAAAAAGTAA
- the mtlD gene encoding mannitol-1-phosphate 5-dehydrogenase translates to MKALHFGAGNIGRGFIGKLLADAGIELVFADVNQTVLDALNARHEYPVHVVGENAQVEIVKGVSAVNSTSDDIVALIAEVDIVTTAVGPQILERIAGGIAKGLAKRSDSGNVRPLNIIACENMVRGTSQLKQHVLNALPQQYHAWTEQHVGFVDSAVDRIVPPSEAGSSDPLEVTVETFSEWIVDKTQFNGPLPSIPGMELTDNLMAFVERKLFTLNTGHAITAYLGQLAGHQTIREAILDEKIRTIVKGAMEESGAVLIKRYGFDAGKHADYIEKILSRFENPYLKDDVERVGRQPLRKLSAGDRLIKPTLGTLEYHLPHTNLVLGIAAAMHYRSDQDPQAQELVGLLDKLGPQATLVQVSGLDAGSDVVAAVVKAYHAMP, encoded by the coding sequence ATGAAAGCTCTACATTTCGGCGCGGGTAATATTGGCCGTGGCTTTATTGGTAAATTGCTGGCAGATGCCGGTATCGAACTGGTTTTTGCCGATGTGAATCAAACCGTGCTGGATGCGCTAAACGCGCGCCATGAATATCCGGTTCATGTGGTGGGCGAAAATGCCCAAGTCGAAATCGTCAAAGGCGTCAGCGCCGTAAATAGCACCAGCGATGATATTGTCGCGCTGATTGCTGAGGTTGATATCGTTACCACGGCGGTTGGTCCGCAGATCCTTGAACGCATCGCTGGCGGCATCGCGAAAGGACTGGCCAAACGCAGTGATAGCGGTAATGTCCGTCCGTTAAACATCATCGCCTGTGAAAACATGGTACGCGGTACCAGCCAGTTAAAGCAGCACGTACTAAACGCGCTCCCGCAGCAGTATCATGCCTGGACTGAGCAGCACGTCGGCTTTGTCGACTCCGCCGTTGACCGTATCGTCCCGCCGTCGGAAGCGGGCAGCAGCGACCCGCTGGAAGTCACGGTAGAAACGTTCAGCGAATGGATTGTGGATAAAACGCAGTTTAATGGCCCACTGCCAAGCATTCCCGGCATGGAGTTGACCGATAACTTAATGGCGTTCGTCGAGCGTAAGTTGTTTACCCTCAATACCGGTCATGCGATTACCGCCTATCTCGGCCAGTTGGCGGGCCATCAAACCATCCGCGAAGCCATTCTTGACGAAAAAATTCGCACCATCGTTAAAGGCGCGATGGAAGAGAGCGGCGCGGTGCTGATCAAACGCTATGGCTTTGATGCCGGTAAACATGCCGACTATATCGAAAAAATCCTCAGCCGCTTCGAAAACCCTTATCTGAAAGATGATGTGGAACGCGTAGGGCGCCAGCCGCTGCGTAAACTGAGCGCAGGCGATCGCCTGATCAAGCCCACCCTGGGAACGTTGGAATACCATCTGCCACATACTAATTTGGTGCTGGGTATTGCTGCGGCGATGCATTATCGCAGTGACCAGGATCCACAGGCGCAAGAATTGGTGGGCCTGTTGGATAAACTCGGCCCACAGGCGACGCTGGTCCAGGTGTCTGGCCTGGATGCCGGGAGCGACGTGGTCGCTGCGGTGGTGAAGGCTTATCACGCCATGCCATAA
- a CDS encoding PTS mannitol transporter subunit IICBA — MSSSVKVRVQSFGRFLSNMVMPNIGAFIAWGIITALFIPTGWAPNATLAKLVGPMITYLLPLLIGFTGGRLVGGDRGGVVGAITTMGVIVGADMPMFLGSMIAGPLGGWAIKSFDRMVDGKIKSGFEMLVNNFSAGIIGMLLAILAFLAIGPLVEGLSHILATGVNLMVQHNLLPLTSIFVEPAKILFLNNAINHGIFSPLGIQQASEAGKSIFFLIEANPGPGMGVLVAYMFFGRGNAKQSAGGAAIIHFLGGIHEIYFPYVLMSPRLLIAVIFGGMTGVFTLTVLHGGLVSPASPGSILAVLAMTPKGTYFANIIAIIAAFVVSFVLSSILLKTSKVKEDDDIEAMSQRVKDMKAQSKGQATPNATAAAADAMSGDLSHVRKIIVACDAGMGSSAMGAGVLRKKVNDAGLTNISVTNTAINALPGDVDLVITHRDLTERAMRQAPHAQHISLSNFLDSALYTDLTARLVEANRSAGNRQKVDAALSDSYDNSQDNLFKLGADNVFLGQHADNKEQAIRFAGEQLVKGGYVEPEYVDAMLDREKLTPTYLGESIAVPHGTVEAKDRVLKTGVVFCQYPNGVRFGEEEDDVARLVIGIAARNNEHIQVITSLTNALDDESVIEKLASTTSVQDVLDILSGKQPA, encoded by the coding sequence ATGTCCTCATCAGTCAAGGTCAGAGTCCAGAGCTTTGGTCGCTTCCTGAGTAACATGGTGATGCCCAATATCGGTGCGTTTATCGCATGGGGTATCATTACCGCATTATTCATTCCAACCGGATGGGCGCCAAACGCAACGCTGGCAAAACTGGTTGGCCCGATGATTACCTACCTGCTGCCGCTGTTGATTGGTTTTACCGGCGGGCGTCTGGTAGGCGGCGATCGTGGCGGCGTAGTGGGCGCCATCACGACCATGGGCGTGATTGTCGGCGCCGATATGCCAATGTTCCTTGGCTCAATGATTGCGGGTCCGCTGGGCGGCTGGGCGATCAAATCGTTTGACCGTATGGTTGACGGTAAGATAAAAAGCGGTTTCGAAATGCTGGTCAACAACTTCTCTGCCGGTATTATCGGCATGCTGTTGGCGATTCTGGCTTTCCTTGCTATTGGTCCATTGGTTGAAGGTTTGTCGCACATTCTGGCAACCGGCGTAAACCTGATGGTTCAGCATAACCTGCTGCCGCTAACCTCCATCTTCGTGGAACCGGCAAAAATCCTGTTCCTGAACAACGCGATTAACCACGGTATCTTCTCACCGTTGGGTATTCAGCAGGCGAGCGAAGCCGGGAAATCCATCTTCTTCCTGATTGAAGCCAACCCAGGTCCGGGCATGGGCGTTCTGGTTGCCTACATGTTCTTTGGCCGTGGTAACGCGAAACAATCTGCGGGCGGCGCGGCAATCATTCACTTCCTGGGCGGTATCCACGAAATTTACTTCCCGTATGTGTTGATGAGCCCACGTCTGCTGATCGCGGTAATTTTTGGCGGTATGACCGGCGTGTTTACGCTGACCGTACTGCACGGCGGCTTGGTTTCTCCGGCGTCTCCTGGCTCCATCCTCGCGGTGTTGGCAATGACACCAAAAGGGACTTATTTTGCGAATATCATCGCGATTATCGCTGCTTTCGTGGTCTCCTTCGTGCTCTCTTCTATCCTGCTGAAAACCAGCAAAGTTAAAGAAGATGACGATATCGAAGCCATGTCACAACGTGTGAAAGATATGAAAGCGCAGTCCAAAGGCCAGGCAACGCCAAACGCAACCGCCGCAGCGGCAGATGCGATGAGCGGCGATCTGAGCCACGTGCGTAAAATCATTGTTGCCTGCGATGCCGGTATGGGCTCCAGCGCCATGGGCGCCGGGGTGTTACGTAAGAAAGTCAATGATGCTGGCTTAACCAATATCTCGGTAACCAATACCGCGATTAATGCGCTGCCAGGCGATGTCGATCTGGTGATTACCCACCGCGATCTTACCGAACGCGCCATGCGTCAGGCACCGCACGCTCAGCATATCTCGTTAAGCAATTTCCTTGATAGCGCGCTGTATACCGACCTGACTGCACGTCTGGTCGAAGCTAACCGTAGCGCCGGCAACCGTCAAAAAGTGGATGCCGCATTGAGCGATAGCTATGACAACAGCCAGGATAACCTGTTTAAGCTCGGCGCGGATAACGTGTTCCTGGGTCAGCACGCCGATAACAAAGAGCAAGCAATTCGTTTCGCCGGAGAGCAGTTGGTGAAAGGCGGTTACGTAGAGCCGGAATATGTTGACGCCATGCTGGATCGCGAAAAACTGACGCCGACCTACCTTGGCGAATCGATTGCCGTGCCGCACGGGACAGTGGAAGCGAAAGACCGCGTGCTGAAAACCGGCGTGGTGTTCTGCCAGTATCCGAATGGCGTTCGCTTTGGCGAAGAAGAGGATGACGTTGCGCGTCTGGTGATTGGTATCGCCGCACGTAATAATGAACACATCCAGGTGATAACCAGCCTGACTAACGCCCTTGATGACGAGAGCGTGATTGAAAAGCTGGCCTCTACCACCAGCGTACAAGATGTGCTGGACATCCTTTCAGGGAAACAGCCAGCATAA
- a CDS encoding DUF3053 domain-containing protein produces MATGISRIQARWWLPMAAVLLVSLLTACGDKEPEQRKAFIDFLQNTVMRSGEHLPSLSEDQKQRFGNYASDYAIIYGFSQQVNKAVDNGMRPVVDELSAIRVPQDYLTRRDSLRQASGSLNVLAQQIQSAKSQADSSKAALKQPDDLKNAYDKVYNNVVTQPANALGPLLPALQSLSQDAVQAGDFLQQQGPRVSFNDNAVQFPSQQQASQYNAIMSSLAAKSQALTQAQSAVQGGFQ; encoded by the coding sequence ATGGCGACAGGAATCTCCCGCATCCAGGCGCGTTGGTGGTTGCCCATGGCGGCGGTATTATTGGTTTCATTACTCACCGCTTGTGGCGATAAAGAGCCGGAACAGCGCAAAGCCTTTATCGATTTCCTGCAAAACACCGTCATGCGTAGCGGCGAACATTTACCCAGTCTGAGTGAAGACCAGAAACAGCGCTTCGGTAATTATGCCAGCGATTACGCCATTATTTATGGCTTCTCTCAGCAGGTGAACAAAGCGGTGGATAACGGTATGCGTCCGGTGGTGGATGAGCTTTCGGCGATCCGCGTGCCGCAGGATTATTTAACCCGCCGCGATTCGCTGCGTCAGGCGAGTGGTTCACTGAACGTGTTGGCCCAACAAATTCAGAGCGCCAAAAGCCAGGCCGACAGTAGTAAAGCGGCGCTGAAACAGCCGGATGATCTGAAAAATGCTTACGATAAGGTTTATAACAACGTGGTCACGCAGCCGGCAAACGCGCTTGGGCCGCTACTCCCTGCTCTACAGTCATTGAGCCAAGATGCGGTACAGGCCGGGGATTTCCTCCAACAACAGGGGCCGCGCGTCAGTTTTAATGACAACGCGGTACAATTCCCCTCGCAGCAGCAGGCCAGCCAGTACAATGCCATTATGAGTAGCCTCGCCGCGAAATCGCAGGCTTTAACTCAGGCGCAAAGTGCGGTTCAGGGCGGTTTTCAGTAA